CGGCATCCAGGAACGGGCGCGATTGGATGTATGGATCAAGCAAGTGCCTGAAACTCTGCCGCGGACCTGCAGCTTCACTGAACGACAGATTGTCGCCGAGGATATGTTCAAACACATCACGGATACGGGTAGAGCAGTTATCAAACAGAAAGTCGTACTGGTATACCCTGTTTTCTTTTCTGGCATTTACCTGCAGGAAGTCAAAGGCGGCCTGTTTTTGGTCCTGGTCCAGCGCAATGAATTGTTCGATGATCGACCGGCCGTCATTCTGATATCGCTGCAATTCCCTCCGGATGTCGCTTGCCCACAGCATATAATCCAGCCTCCCATAGATAAATTTGGGTAAGAACTTATAGTCAAACTGGAAGGTGCCGTAATTGTAGAGGAGATCGAAACCGTGGTAGGGATCCCGTACCCTGAGTGCACTATGTCCAAATAGATTATGCGCCTGGTTGCCCGGGTATATGGTAATCAGCGAAATGTAGGCGCCATCAGACAATGAGATAGATGGCTGTGCCATTGCAGGGCGCTGTGTCATACCCCAAAAAATGAGCAGCCAACAAATCGTAAAGATGGTGCGTCGGGCAAGGTTGGACATAAAGGTGCAAATATTTTGACAATAGGGTGGAATTCTAAGAACCAAATTCGAATTAGGTTTCAACGGGATTTATTAACTTCACAGCGCATCATTAAAATCTACTTCATTTACAGGAAAAAGCGTGTCAACAATCCGAGAAGAGTTGGCTTTTGTCCTGTTGGTATCATTGATGTATTTCTAACACAAGCATACGGGCAGAAGCATTGACCAGAAGTGAACGCGCCGCCTATACCCTGGCGGCGTTGCGCAAAGCCATACCAAGGCCAGAAACGGAGCTGAACTACAGATCAGAATATGAACTCATTATTGCGGTTGTGTTATCAGCGCAATGTACCGACGAACGTGTCAACAAAGTGACGCCGGCACTTTTCGAGGCGTTTCCCACAGTCGCATCTCTTGCTACTGCTACACCTGAGGAGATTTATCCGTATATCAAATCCATTTCTTACCCGAACAACAAAGCCAAGCATCTGGCAGGGCTGGGGCGGATGGTAATGGAAGATTTTGACGGCAAAATTCCTTCGACGCTGAAAGAACTTGTCAAGTTACCTGGGGTAGGACGGAAAACTGCGCAAGTTGTGGCGTCCGTTGCCTTTGATGTGGATGCTTTACCCGTTGATACCCATGTGTTCAGGGTAGCTAACCGGATTGGGTTAGCCAAAGATGCAGATACACCGCTCAAGGTTGAAAGGCAACTAAAGCGCGTGCTCAACCAGGAAGACTGGTCGGAGGCACATCACCTGGTTATTTTGCACGGGCGGTATACCTGCATTGCACGTGCACCGAAGTGTGACGCGTGTCCGGTTACGGCAGCCTGCGTATACTACGCGCGTTTGCAGAAACTACCCGCGCCGCTGGAAGGACTTGATGCAAAACGGGGCAAGTACTACTGCAAAACCAGCAACTTTTATTTCGACGAACCTGCATACAAGACAGACCGCCACAAGGTGGAGCAGATTGCCTGCCCCCGTACTGGCTCGATGAACGTATTTGAAACGAAAACCGGGAAGACTGCCAGGAAAGTCCCGGATTTCAGAATCAACTAAAAACAACTTATGGATTCCAGTAAAAAGCACCTGTTGCTCATTTTGGACGGTTATGGTATTGCAGAAGATGAAGCCGTAAGCGCAATTGACCACGCCCGTAAACCTTTCTTAGATTCGCTGTTTGCAAAGTATCCTCACGGCACGCTTGAGGCATCGGGGCTGGCTGTAGGGTTGCCGGCTGGCCAGATGGGCAACTCGGAAGTTGGGCATATGAATTTAGGCGCCGGCCGCGTGGTGTACCAGGATATTACCCGCATCGACAAGTCCATTGCAGATGGCGACTTCTTTGAAGTAAAAACATTGGTACAGGCTGCGCAACACGCAAAAGCCAATGGCAGCAAATTACACCTCTTAGGTTGTTTTTCAGATGGAGGCGTGCATGCTTCCTTGACGCACATCTTTGGACTGTTGCGTCTCGCGAAGCAGCAGGGGCTTGAGGCCGGTCAGGTTTGTGTCCACGCGTTTACAGATGGACGAGACACAGATCCGCAGGGCGGCATTGAATATATCCGCGCGTTCCAGCAGGAAGCTGAAGAGATAGGCGTAGGGCACATTGCAAGCATTTGTGGCAGATACTACGCAATGGACCGCGACAAGCGCTGGGAGCGCACAAAACTGGCTTATGATCTTCTCACGGGCACAGATGCCGGCCTTACCTTTGATGATCCTGTAGCCGCAATCCAGGCCAGCTACGACGAAGATGTCACGGATGAATTTGTGATGCCCCGGAAAATCAACTACAAAGCCGTCACAGACCGCTCAAAGACCGGTGCGTTGATTGAGTCAGGGGATGCGATCATTTTCTTCAATTTCAGAGCAGACCGCGGCCGGCAACTGTCGTACGCATTTACAACACCTGGCTTTGATGGATTTGAACGCGCACCACTCAAAGATCTGTTTTATGTCACACTGACGCCGTATGCATCAGACCTGGATGTGCACATTGCCTTTCCGAAGGTAAACCTCAAACAAACGCTCGGCGAAGCCATTGAGGACCTTGGCGGGACGCAGTTGCGAGCTGCTGAGACCGAAAAATACCCCCACGTCACGTTTTTCTTCAGCGGTGGTAGAGAAGCACCCTTCAACGGAGAAGACCGGGTGCTGGAGCCCTCGCCGAAAGTGGCGACGTATGACCTCCAGCCAGAGATGAGCGCGCCGGCGTTGGCGCAGAAGGTAGCTGATGCACTGGCTGAAAAAGACTACAACTTTGCCGTGCTCAATTTTGCCAATCCGGATATGGTTGGGCATACCGGGGTTTTCGAAGCTGCTGTCAAAGCCATTGAAACCGTGGATACCTGTGCCAAACTGGTGGTAGAAACTGCGCTGGCGAACGGGTACTCCATCAACATCATTGCTGACCACGGCAATGCAGACAAACTGAGAAACGACGACGGTTCACCTCACACCGCCCATACAACGGCGTTGGTGCCTCACATCGTAATAAAAGAAGGGTTTGCCGGCCCCGTCAAAGACGGAAAACTGGGAGACATCGCCCCCACAATTCTCTCGATACTCGGACAACCAATCCCCGAACAGATGACCGGCGACATCCTGGTTTGAAAATAGGTTGAAGGTTAAAAATTGAAGGTTAAAAGTGACGAACCTTAAACCTTCAACTCCTTTACTGGATGGTAATCTTGGTTGGCAGGAGGGCCTGTACTTCGCCGTTCATCTCTATGATGGTGCGGAGATTTTCGGATTCCTGTACGAGGATTTGCTCAATTGGGGAAGCGGTCAGGTTTAGCCAAATTTTTTGTGAGCGTACGGCCAGCGCTTCGTTGAATTGCTCCAGCATCGTTTTGGGGCGCGGGAGCCGGCGTATATCGTAGCTGCCTGGCGCGAGTTCAGCCTGCTCAGCTGCCACATCAATGGCGGTTTCGAGACCACCCAGCATATCAACCAGGCCATTATTCTTGGCGTCGACGCCAGTCCAGACGCGGCCTTGGGCCATAGCATCCACTTCTTCGACTGTTAGGCCACGGTTTTCTGCGACGAGCTCCAGGAATGAAGCATAGGTGTCATCAACAGACCGCTCCAGCAGGTGTAGCTCTTCCGGGGTAAGTGGCCGGGTACCTGAGTACATGTCGGCATAAGGGCCGGTACGTACAACGTCGAAGGTGACGCCAATTTTGTTTTCGTACATGCTGCTTAAATCCAGCGACATCCCAAATACGCCAATCGAGCCGGTAATTGTAAGTGGATCTGCAACAATCATGTCGCCACCCATAGCCATCCAGTAGCCACCGGAAGCTGCATAGGTGCCCATCGAAATAATAACGGGCTTGGTTTCAGCAGCGCGTTCTATTTCTCGGTACATGGCGTCAGAAGCGGAAGCAGAACCTCCGGGCGAATCGATACGCACAACGATGGCTTTCACTTTGTCGCTTTCAACAGCGGTACGGATGGCCTCGTTGAACGTAGCTGATCCGAGGATATCTCCACCAAATAACGGGTTGGTGCTGTAGCCGCTTTTGCCTGGCATAATGGTGCCCACGGCATATACAACAGCAATGTCTTCCTCACCGCCGCCTTCCAGGCCGGCTTCTTTGTCCGGCACGCGTACATACGACTTCATGCTTACGGTACGCAAGTCGTCGTCGGCCTCGATTTCCAATTTCGACTTAATTGCTGACTCCACTTCGTCGTAGAACATGAGGTCATCAATGAGGCCGGCGCGGTACGCATCTGTTGCCAGCAAGATGGCGTCGGCTTCCATCGTTTCAAGTACAGCCTCTTCTTGTAGGCTTCTGCTCTCCGCAATGGCGCTGAGGAATACGTCGTACTGATCGTCTAGCAACGCCCCCAACTGCTCCCTGTTTTCGTCAGAAAGATTAGAGCGGATGTAGGGTTCGATGGCACTTTTATATTTGCCGGCGCGAATAGGCTGGGCTTTGATGTCCAGCTTATCAAACGCGTTTTTGTAAAACTCGGCAGCCAGATAGAATCCATTGAATTCGAAAGGAGCCTGTGTAGACGCATAAATTTCTTCAGCCGTTGTTGCCAGGAAATATGCTTTTTCACTGACCGCGTGGTCTTCGCTGGAAGCTACAATGAATTTGTCGCTTGAGTCTCTGAACGTTTCTAGTGCCCCTCGCATTTCCTGAAGCGTGGCCCAGCTGCCCGATAAACCCCGCATTTGCAGCCAAACACCGTCAATGCGTGGATCAACAGCAGCTTTAGCCAGCGCATTTTTGAACTGGGCGAGATCATAGGTCGGGCCGCTTGCAAAAGAAGACGCAAAAGGATCGTCAGACGAAATCTCCGGGAGGGCACCCGACAAAGGGATTGTTAACACCGAGCCGGCGCGAACCCGTGGTGCCTGATCGGAGCTTGCAGCAATTGCAAACAAAAACATGAAACCAAGAAAAAACATGACGCCAAAAGCAATGAGGGCGCCGAGGGTGGTGGCAATGAGCGTGGAAAGAAAACGCATGTAAGCGGATGTTAGGTTCAAATGATGTAATGGTGGATACCAGCAGCTTATCTGCCCAATAAAGCGGCTAATAGGCCTTTTTCGTGGTATCCGGTGCGTACAAACCAGTTAAGCAATTTATATATAACCGTATACACGCAGATTACCCGCATGGTTGCGTAAAGCAGGAGGTTAGTCGCATGTGTTTGTAGCCATTACTGGACATGCATAGTCACGGATATAGGTTACTCAACATAATTAAAATCGGCCAAAATACCCCAAAATGGCTTGATTGGCCGATTTAGTGGACTTGGCACGTCGTTGTATAGGAGTTAGGGAAAGCATGCGCGGCTGAGAAATAAGCTGACTCATGAATAGTATGAGGAAAATGAAATGACTACCATGTTACAAACGACCCTAAAAGCCATACCGGTCCTGCTGTTAATGCTGGGCCTCATGGTTGAATCGTCCACCGTAAACGCGCAATCGCGCAGTCGTACGAGTGGACGCGCA
This genomic interval from Bacteroidota bacterium contains the following:
- the nth gene encoding endonuclease III; translated protein: MTRSERAAYTLAALRKAIPRPETELNYRSEYELIIAVVLSAQCTDERVNKVTPALFEAFPTVASLATATPEEIYPYIKSISYPNNKAKHLAGLGRMVMEDFDGKIPSTLKELVKLPGVGRKTAQVVASVAFDVDALPVDTHVFRVANRIGLAKDADTPLKVERQLKRVLNQEDWSEAHHLVILHGRYTCIARAPKCDACPVTAACVYYARLQKLPAPLEGLDAKRGKYYCKTSNFYFDEPAYKTDRHKVEQIACPRTGSMNVFETKTGKTARKVPDFRIN
- the gpmI gene encoding 2,3-bisphosphoglycerate-independent phosphoglycerate mutase → MDSSKKHLLLILDGYGIAEDEAVSAIDHARKPFLDSLFAKYPHGTLEASGLAVGLPAGQMGNSEVGHMNLGAGRVVYQDITRIDKSIADGDFFEVKTLVQAAQHAKANGSKLHLLGCFSDGGVHASLTHIFGLLRLAKQQGLEAGQVCVHAFTDGRDTDPQGGIEYIRAFQQEAEEIGVGHIASICGRYYAMDRDKRWERTKLAYDLLTGTDAGLTFDDPVAAIQASYDEDVTDEFVMPRKINYKAVTDRSKTGALIESGDAIIFFNFRADRGRQLSYAFTTPGFDGFERAPLKDLFYVTLTPYASDLDVHIAFPKVNLKQTLGEAIEDLGGTQLRAAETEKYPHVTFFFSGGREAPFNGEDRVLEPSPKVATYDLQPEMSAPALAQKVADALAEKDYNFAVLNFANPDMVGHTGVFEAAVKAIETVDTCAKLVVETALANGYSINIIADHGNADKLRNDDGSPHTAHTTALVPHIVIKEGFAGPVKDGKLGDIAPTILSILGQPIPEQMTGDILV
- the sppA gene encoding signal peptide peptidase SppA, with translation MRFLSTLIATTLGALIAFGVMFFLGFMFLFAIAASSDQAPRVRAGSVLTIPLSGALPEISSDDPFASSFASGPTYDLAQFKNALAKAAVDPRIDGVWLQMRGLSGSWATLQEMRGALETFRDSSDKFIVASSEDHAVSEKAYFLATTAEEIYASTQAPFEFNGFYLAAEFYKNAFDKLDIKAQPIRAGKYKSAIEPYIRSNLSDENREQLGALLDDQYDVFLSAIAESRSLQEEAVLETMEADAILLATDAYRAGLIDDLMFYDEVESAIKSKLEIEADDDLRTVSMKSYVRVPDKEAGLEGGGEEDIAVVYAVGTIMPGKSGYSTNPLFGGDILGSATFNEAIRTAVESDKVKAIVVRIDSPGGSASASDAMYREIERAAETKPVIISMGTYAASGGYWMAMGGDMIVADPLTITGSIGVFGMSLDLSSMYENKIGVTFDVVRTGPYADMYSGTRPLTPEELHLLERSVDDTYASFLELVAENRGLTVEEVDAMAQGRVWTGVDAKNNGLVDMLGGLETAIDVAAEQAELAPGSYDIRRLPRPKTMLEQFNEALAVRSQKIWLNLTASPIEQILVQESENLRTIIEMNGEVQALLPTKITIQ